DNA from Diabrotica virgifera virgifera chromosome 10, PGI_DIABVI_V3a:
ATTTGTCATATTTTGTCCGCCtactaattagtattttgtattttgacaacggcacccgatttgggcgtcgaaacgttatcattttttaataatattgtggcttatttcccattataaatagttaaaattgtaaaaatgccacaagaaaatagcttcagaacaacattttgtaaacatgtggacgacgaccatggaTGTGTcacatttcatattttttgacacccattttttgtcacaactcgTTATTTTGTTGTCTGATCTGATCAGTCTTCAGACTGATccgttaattagtttaaaagtttattctatttgtttatcacagagacctttattttgcaataatataagacagaaaataatgaagatatggcaATTCTGCATATCGTCTAAATAGCAAATTGCCTAAGTCCATTTTTTCCGAAAATTGTTTTTTGGTGTCATCTAGTAGTAGACGGTAAAAGCTACCGCCTGACAATTCCCACAAccgccattatttttttatttcgccCCAATTTTGCTAAACGAATTTTGCCGAAGTCCAAACATTCTTTCCCATTCAGATGAATATTGCCTATGTCAGTGTTTCTGAAGTTGTTTTGATTGAAAACATTAGAAaatgtaagtaaataaatatattttgactattattattaatatggataTACAGTGGTACCTCAATATACGAGCGCCCTAATATACGAGTGTTTTGAGATACGAGCCGCTGAGCGAGCGATGTTTTGCTTTGAGATGAGAGCAAAATCTGAGATACGAGGAACCGCATTTATTAAAATGCATGCCTCCTTTTGACTACCTACTTCTAACTTGAAGAAGGTAATAAAGGGTATAATGCCAGCTAAGGGCGTTACAATAATTTTCAAGCTCCGGACCTCTCTCCATGAAAAGATGGAGAAACTAATGATGGTGTGGGTGATAGAGAAGCATCTTCAAGGAGGAACCTTAACACAAAGCATCATATGTGAGAAGGCACGAGCGATTTATGAAAGGGAGGAAGAAACAAACCTCTTTggacagtttttttttaaacgagCTGCAGATGAAAATGAGCAACGTGTGACGAAAAAAGCGAAGACCACTGACGAAAATTAGGTGCTTTCGTAAGCACCTCactttttcttatgtttttacagaatatgtatgaatttttgttatttataaataaatgtttcttcttgtaaaaatatttttcttatttaaaaacacttaacaaaaacaactaaagTGATTTTTTTGGGACTAGAACGGATTAATGACATTTCAGTTAATTTCAATGGGGAAAATTGCTTTGATATACGAGCAATTTGACATACGAGCAAGGTTACGGAACGAATTACCCTCGTATGTCGAGGTACCACTGTAGTATATAAGTAGAaagtttgtttaaatattttgtttaactaattttGGTCAATTATGTATTGCATGGAGTTGgacaattttctctttttttacttttgttcaaaagttttttgtctctcctgtaaaattttcaatttgtgacTTTGCAATTTGCTCATTAGACCGACgatatgtcaaatgaaagtagaaaagagatactatcaaaatgtactaaaaaaattatctaatatagtcaaaaatcgatgccaaatttttgaaattttgtagtttatgaacatttagaataacttttaaaatattgttcgtagaaaaaatcattttacatattcgaaaagttggtattttacatgaatttttaaaaatgtagttcaattggtgactagtcgtggtaagtgaagggggagctgggagccgacaaatcgTCGGTCTAAATCGCAAATTGCCTAAGTCCATTTTTTGCGAAAATTGTTTCTTGGTTTTATCTAGTAGTAGACAGTAAAAGCTACCGCCGGACAATTCCCACAAGcgcaattattattttatttcgcgGCAATTTCGCTAAACGAAAGTTATTTTACTCATAAGACATAGACAAACTCCACacttttttgtctctcctgtaaaattttcaatttgtgacTTAGGCAATTTGCGATTTAGACCGCTGAAATGCAcaagttcaaaaactaaaaaaaatcaacttaaaactactatgaatttctatatctcgggatctactgaatatattttgatttttctttttttaatttgtatgtaatttttctgtacattacaaatatgcaatttatctatttgcaatttgacatttattaattaataaacagtctaatttgtttaaacaatttttgaaaaaatgtttttaataatactatcattattaatcatagaaaaagttaaggtatactttaataaataaattatttttattagattaaaataatttatttattaagtgtactttaactttttctatgatcattaatgatactatgattaaaaaaataagatctttgtaaaaaaatattttttcaagaattgtttaacaCGTTCGCACCTAACCTATTGATACTAGACGTTCCTCAGAAACGGATATGGGTTTTTGGGTAAAAAACGGGAATATTGGATTAAAACTCGGACATATGGATTAGTATATagatatttaaacattttttttggtttACTTAGCTTGTCAGTATACTGGTAGTCAGGATATAGATGTACGTTTTTAACTATATACTGAATACCAGTATACTGGCAGGCTAATCTAGACAAAATAAACAACAATAATCGCTGTATAATTGGGAAAAATTTGGTCTTTTTATTACAAAAGAAACGTAATTATCATTCTAAACTTAAAACTATAAGAAATACATTTATTAACTATCTAACTActaacgaaagttttacttttaatattaataatattataactAATCTTCTGGCtacaccattcgtggcttctaaaaatttgAAAGCCAACGAATCGCCGGAACAAAGAAAGCCGAGGGAGATCTATCAAGTTGCATCTCACTACCCTCCTGTCTAGCACGGTAAGattccaacaaagattagttcccaataccacccaatactcagaataggagtaaaactaataaataatcatttcgttgtgaatcgaaacaagagcagtcttattttagttagttcagagagcgccaaaagtgTTCTAACTAGTTTCAACTTTTGTTAGAGTTTATTCAGAGAGCACATATTTGATTCTCGCTGAACCACCAAAATTCTGGCCGTCAGCCTCGATCAGGTGGTTCAGAGAGAATCATTTATATTTTTCACCGTGAGTGATATTGGGCTGTTTTCTGGGTCTGTGTACCTTTATACACTGTCCCATAAGCCCGCTGGCTCCAGTGTAGTTTAGAGATAGTTATTTCTAAACTACATTTTTGTCGGCAGGTTTGTGGGGTGGTGTATGAAGGTACCCAGACCCAGAAAACAGCCCAATATCACTAACAGTGAAAAATGGAGTTAGCAGGTTAACACTCTTAGCCGACGATGGGCTCTCTGAAGAAACTCTAACCAAAGTTAAAACTATTTAGAGGACTTTCGGCGCTttctgaactaactaaaataagactgctcttgtttcgattcacaacgaaatgatatttattatttttattagttttattccTTAGGAACGAACTACCAGTATACTGGCAAAGATTACAATATTAGAGACTACATACATATATGGCGTCTACATCTCGTTTCTTTTCTCCTGATCTGTGTGAATATATAAAGCATTGAAATTAGTAGAGCTGGGAGCCAGTAAAGTGGTAGTCAGTATATTATGGAAACCTCGAACTACCAGTATAGTGGTAGTCAGGTGCGAACGTGTTAAACAAATTAagactgattattaattaataaatttataaacaaattgcatatttttaatgtatgtagaaattagatacaaattaaaaaaagaaagatcaaaatctatcgagttgatccggagatacagaaaattattgtatcagtttgaaattgcttttttggtattttaactctgtggatttgtaggttccccctagtaaccttttgaacaacatttttgaaaaatcgtagagggtgctgtgaagatacaatgtttgtgcaaattttttaacaaaaaatacaaatcccattctttaaaatggcattaatgaaaTTCCTTagttattataaacaaattagctgtgaattaaaaaaaacatatggctaactttgtcccaaatgaacccaggctaaacttttttatttgaaaattaatgttaaaatactagcttttcgaatatataaaaagattgttcctacggacaatattttagttattctaaatgtttataaactacaaaatttctaatatttgtcattaggatttttgattatattaattaatatttttatctttttttaatacattttgatactatcagttttctactttcatttggcatactcagaattgccctatgctcattattttctgtcttatgttattgcaaaataaaggtctctgggataaaaaaatagaatattttttaaactaattaatggatcagtctcaaattttgagggtttgttaagtaccaaaatacccaactttgggtgaaaccctaaaattcgttaaatttagtaaaagttattaacaaatatcgattttcatttattttgtaatttgcgaagcaacaaattgacttcATTCAAAAATTggtattttaaagctttttcaatgttttaaaaaatcaaattttgtaatcgtatgtcaactatttagctttttaatggggtgcaaaaaatcgaaaaaatcgcgatttttgcactaaattgttaataattaaaaaacggacgcaaaCTCTAGATAGGAAACAGATATTTTttttcctataggtctacaataactaaaaaagtagtcagctacctggatctttgagtgtcctgagaaaatccttatttctctggactaatagtCTTCAAAGAGCAGTTTATTAAGAATCTAAACTGCATTTAAAATTTGTTGGAAATATGACAATACAAACactaagtaattttttaataattatttttcacaATTTCAAACTTTAAATTGCTCTAGTATAAAGTTAGCCAAATTAATAGCGCTTGGAAATTTTTGCCTTCAATATGTAATATTTGATTTCTTTTAAGCACAGTTCCTTGATTTGTTGATTTTAACTAGTATTCATACATTGACATCTTGATGTcaatagatttaaaaattatgtgACATTACTTAATATAATTGACTTTTTAAGGTACTTGAACTAAGTAAACTTGGATAAGAACATGGACTATTAATTCCAAAGAGCTCATTTAACATTAACACAGTgtatttaaaaatgtatacaaccAAGAAATGTGTAAATATTTACCTGAATATGTTCTACTACTAATCTGTCTACATCGAGTCCACTGTAATCTGCATTGCTTTCAGCATTTCTCAAGAGTTGTAAAAGAAACTCTGCTGACTTTTTAGGCCATCTTCCCTGAGTGGTACCAAATTGTTTTGCTTGGGCACAACGACCTACTCCACCATTAAACCTTCTAAATGGAATACACTCCTTCTGAATAATTACATTCTTTAAATATGCTACGGCCCTTTTGAGGGGCATCTTCCTTATTGCATTTGCAGTTTCACATGTGTTCTACAAAAACATTGGAGTTTAATTACTTCAATAAATACATTTGAGAGGTTATGTCCAATAGTGGACCTTAGTTTGTTGTATATAGTTCAAATTCTTACCTTAAAGTGTACTCTTAAGTTTGAACCTTTAGCTTTACAAGATTTTGCAGCATTTTCTGGCTCACGTGCGTACCGGCCCATTTTTTAAACCTAAAACAAGTCTTCTTTTACCAAAAGTTTTAAGTTTGTTTATATacgttattttgaaaatatatgaaaaaacatGTTAATTTACTAATCAGAAACATTTCCTTACTTTTGTTTAAAGTACGTTTCTTTTGGGATGCTTTGtatttttttagatttatttCATGTCCACACCTCTCTAAAGAGAGCTTGTATAGAAAGAAAAGGAGTAGTTTACTGTATTACCAACATAAATTTTGAACTGTCATGTGTCAATCCTTACAATTACACCAATCTCACAGACAGAAAatattaggcaatccaaaccacgtgatttTTAATGACAGGACGTATGGCAGGCAATTCAGCGTTGCCAGAGTTGTTAAaattgtaccaatttgatacaattaacaaccaaacttttgATACTGAAGTCTCCTAAAGTAAAATCCTAAAATTTTGTGAcataagaaatttgcttcaaataatattaaacgacgtttttttaagtttttgtacaaaatgtgttgTTTTAGTACTTTGTGTCACTATTCCAGTCATTCcggtgcatttacaaaaatttctctggcaacactgcacacaagcgattttattggatactttatttaaattaaaatttcaaatttaagatacaatgtggtatttttaagtacctaaaataataaaatatatattaccccgatgattttacctaaaatctattttagggatgctcaatattattttttattaaacttataaaacataaaatttgttaacctagctttcttcaatcttccaaattacttagttaaaactttttaactacttattaaagtttattgaCGTAAGCAATATTTGTTACTATGTCACAGAAGTATTTAGCAATACTTACATGGACATAAAATacgaaaattactttaaaatactaaaataacacTATACTATCATATGCCTTCAATGTACTGCATGCCAATCGCCAGACATATTGGAATAGTTTGACAGATCGTTGGATTCCCTAATTTTGCATATTAACggtcggtttcataatcagttaaagtggactttaaattttaagttggtacctttatcaatgcaattcatatgggtaaatgtcaactttaaagtgaactttagttaatgttcactttaagttgattatgaaaccgggcgtaaattagggattccaatgaactgtcagtggtggccggtggatggctaaactgacatggccatagacatagttaaggggg
Protein-coding regions in this window:
- the LOC126893371 gene encoding 60S ribosomal protein L17-like, which produces MGRYAREPENAAKSCKAKGSNLRVHFKNTCETANAIRKMPLKRAVAYLKNVIIQKECIPFRRFNGGVGRCAQAKQFGTTQGRWPKKSAEFLLQLLRNAESNADYSGLDVDRLVVEHIQVNRAACLRRRTYRAHGRINPYMSSPCHIELWLTEGESSQDAPKKASQKKKSTLDKVKRPKAPPAVTH